The sequence below is a genomic window from Pseudomonadota bacterium.
GCAAAAGTAGTGATGGTTTTTCTTGGTGTTGAATAAATACTGCGTTAGTTCTGCTTCCCCCGTCAGCAAGCGAAAGCCTTCTGGCTTTGCCACGGCTGCCCACTGGCGGTTCCGTCTGCATATGGAGCAGTTGCAGCGATATGTGGTCTGGGTCAGATCAAGGTCTGCCTCAAAGGTGACGGCACCGCAGTGACAGCTACCGTGATATGTCCTCAGCATGATTTAACCCTCGCGAAATAGAGACTCCGCTTTTTGCGGCCCAACGCCGGCAATAACCTGCCGTACAACAGCAAGCGCAGCGCCGCTGTTGGACGGTCAGGTTGATTGCCATGTTAGAGCGCGATCTATCACGGCGCCCGGATGCGGTCCACGAACGGTGCAAGCCGAGAATGGAGGTTGGCACGGCGCTCGAACTCCAGCAAGAACCTGAGCGCCGACTCCATGGCCCAATCGGTGCAACTATACGACGCCCAACCTCGCGGAAACAACGGTTCG
It includes:
- a CDS encoding GFA family protein; the encoded protein is MLRTYHGSCHCGAVTFEADLDLTQTTYRCNCSICRRNRQWAAVAKPEGFRLLTGEAELTQYLFNTKKNHHYFCKHCGVRGFGVGNETPIGKMYGINLGCLNDVSDEELSKVPITYVDGRNDKWQSAPEYFIHL